aTATAATAGTTTCTGTGAATTATTTAATAACACATAATTAATTGTTTACCTGGAGGTAAAGTTGTTCCAGTCGGATTGTGAAAAGTGGGAATCGTGTAAAACATGGcccaaaatattttttcttcgttGAGAAGAAAATTACTATTCCGTTTCTcttcaacaattattttctcAAGCATGTCTAAGTCCACTATATCATTTTTCATCGGTACTACATGTtaagtaatatatatatatatatttaatttaacttattCTTCACTCGGTAGTCGGAGACAATCGATCGATTttagataaaatattataaaacgtttctgtaataaaaataataacgttTAAAACATTCGTTTactataaaaagaattaaactgtccataattttaattaaaaatatactgattctatGTCGGTCGATTGATGCCGACCAATTACgtttaaaagaattatttttatttttggtatATTAGAGAATACTCAAGGATCTACCTGTAACTATTTTCATTAATGGAAATTGTTTAAAAGCATCTAAGGCTATCATATAAGTGACTTCTTCTACGAAAATTATTCCATTAGGTGAAAGAACggtgtttaataataattgaagacCATGCGAGGCACCacaagttaaaattaaattttccctcTTCACAGGATCACCGTAACGTCTGTTCAAAAATATTGCCAATTCGTCGCGGCATTCCCATAAGCCTGCTGTGATGCCGTAttgaaacaaataatattttccttccttcttttcttcctcctaAAATAATTCTcaattaaaattacataaaattctGTTTCCGTTTTTATATTGTTACGACTAATATTCATTGACGCAACTGGGATAGGCCAGGCCTCCTAGCTTTATTGGCAGTTTTCATTGTTtaatatcttgtattttataaaatttttcgagagaatattaatacattaaaatattagaattttagaatgctAAAATCTTCGAATTTTGGGAGtgtggaattttagaatctagAATGGTGAGGAGATCAATcgtacctagttacgccaatgttgATACTCGTGATTAATACGAAATATTCTATGATAGTTTCAAAGTAAATTTTGTACCAATCTATGGTCTGTTGCTTTTTGAATCATTTCGACGCAATGCTGAAGTAGATCAGGACCTGGAGCACCAACCGATAAGTTCGTAGCTTCTTCATTATAAACATTAAATACAGGATCTCCATCGAAAAGGTGTCTTAAATATGGATCGTATAATGTAGTCTCCATGTTGTCTGTAACAAGAAACCTTGTTGAActtaataattaacgatattaatgGAATTAATGGTACTGTATAAAAGTTCATAAGAacactatacatttaatatcactttCACATGTGTGACGTTGATAATGTGTCACATTACATTGTCATTTTTAATGCACATACCTGTGTTCAAAAATCAATGTTCAAACCAGACAATTTATACAGTTCGATGATTGTTTGGTTAAGTACATTAACggtatacaattaataaaaacatGGAAAAGACGAAGTACATACGTGCCGTATAATAATGTGGTCGTACTACTGATAACAGCTGAGAAAAGTGGGGAAAGGCTGTAACAAGTGATTGTGTAATTTCTCCTACAGTTTCGTTCATGTATGACTACTTATGCGAACGTGTGTGCTACATATcttattacattttaattattcgtatCATGCATTATTTGTTTttgtttgtaataatttaatgtaattaaagTTCATTCCTTTCTGAAAAACTATACACAATAATggccatttatttttatttcaaactatGAAACTTTATATAGTTTAAAGAATGTTAACTGTTAACTGCATTCTATATTTGTTGCAActgttatttcaatttattccaaatttgaaaattgacaaGTAACATGCAAAAACAGAATACAGATAGAACGACGAGTCAAAGAACAAAAATCCTAAGAATGAAGATGGttctttattacaataattctttTTACGATATATAATGATATTATAAAGTTTTATAAGTTCTATGTCCACAACCGAATGGCAAATGCAATTCCTCGCAACTATTTTATCCCGGCGATCGAACGTATTGTACAATTTTCGATTCACACTTCGCAGTTTCTCTCTGTTAAATTTACAcatgattattaaaaaaaaaaaaaaaagaaaacaaaaaacaaaacagaAACGGGAACAAGGGAGATAGGAAAATGGAAAGAcacattcttttttcttatttttcgttCGTCCATAGTGTCGAAATGGACGTAAAACACGTATCTCACATGATTCGGCAATACAATCAACGGTATATTACAGAAAATAAATCGATCAACGTAATCAATTTTATAACGCTTAACGTAATGTACATGATACgtatttgtttaatattataaaaaaataagatgATGCATTCTGCGTGCGACGGGATTTGATATTCATACAATTATCTTTACAAGCAGCGATCAAATATACACGATacaattctttttaaaaaacttGTTCCCATTTTATCACAGAAGTGCATACTAAATACAttaaaattccatttaaatCGACTACAAAATTTCCCGCCGTGAGATCGTCGATCTCGCACACGCTTATGCACATCCATTTTCATTCAATGCCTGGGAGGGTCcgtatttttgtatttatttatttttttcttcatttccagTGAACACGAACAGGATACGTTTCCGTGCGAAAATGTGTTCGTTGTTTCGCGCGTTTTTCCTGTACACACAAACATGGCACGTCCTAATCCTATGATTACGCGAGGCACAGCGTAATCGGTGCGTGTAATTCGTGGTACCAATTTCGCTGCGCCCATTTTGTTCTGTATCCGCCGCTTTTATTTCCCATTTTAAAAGCCGATTTTACTTAATTTACTTTCAAGTACTTTCCGTTCTCTACGTTCGTAGAATGTCCCTTACGCGCTAACCACTAATCTATGTACAGACGCGTTTCTACATTTAAAAAATCGAGATACTTCCGTGCGCTTCGGCCGAGGCCAATTTCATTGGTCCCATGTAACGAAATGCGATggcatgtatatatatatatatatatatatatatatatgtatataaaaaatagaagaaaatatataagaagAATTGTAACGTTTAAGTAGAGTCGCAAGACAACGAGTCCTGGGTAACCGGAAGCGTGCGTGTTCCTTTTGGTTGTTCTGCTGCTTCGCTTTTAACGTGTCCCTGGATCATGGTTGTTCCTTCTGCTTCGACTCGGAAACTTTCTATACCTTTCGGCAGTAAATTAGGACCATTCGTTGTACTGTACTGTCGTAGCTTACTGCGatacaaaagagaaatcgaGAAAGGATCGAGgtgtttaaccctcggacggcggagaTAGCGATAATTATCGACCTTTTCcgttttcgttttttaaaatattctttcagatattatttttctaatatacgaAAATCATTTGGTAAAAGAATTTAGTCAAAGCATCGTAATTAACATCCGTCATTCGATGGTTAGAACGTCCTCGTGAAATAGTAGAACGTTTCTTATCACAGTCAAGGGCGAACCGCACAGATGTTTCGCACCCGAGGCAGCCTAAATTTCAATCAgatcttttatcattttctcgAATAGCCCCGTGTACAAATTGTTGACATCTCATGATTCGTATTCGATCGCGTGAAACAGAGGTTTCCGCGATCCGAGCGAAGTAACGTTACAAAGGTGACGATTTTAAGTTGGAGaataaagaagataaaaattagcGTTCTTAATTCCGTTCTTTCGAAGAACGAAGCTGGTCCACGTTCGTGTTTTTGGAATGATTCTAGTTCATACCTGGATATctgttaaataagaaaaatggaaaaattaaagGAACACCATGGACCGTTTAAGATTGCTCTGTAAATTGAAGATTAAACACGTTAAATGCCAAAGTGAAGACGCGTATAGTACGGcatgttataatttcattttccaattgaaACTTTGCACCTGCTACCTTAcgcaattaatataatattcaacctttttaatatattaaatttgtggtgCCGGTCAGTGGTGCCCTTTTCACGACATTCAACGTGTCACAGATGTAAGTAGAAGAGAAACAATTGTCTATGCCATTAACTGCACGTCGTTCGTTAAACTTTCTTTTTAGTAGACCTAACGGAGTGGTAGGTAATACCTTTTATTTACAAGCCACGGTGAATGGCACATTAAGATTATCTTTGCACTACTTGTTCATTGTACGCACGCGCATCAACAATTTATGATGTGTGAGACACACTTTCCTTCGCGACAGTCAAACTCGCTAGGAAAATTAGCACAGTTCACGCGTCTTACGTCTAATCACAATCAAACGCGGCACTTTTCACCGAAGTGTCCTTTTCTAAGTACACTGAAGGAATGAGAAGCTGAATTTGTCCGTGTTCATGccaattcttcttcttcttcatctcttTATTTGTCTATTATACTTGAGATCGAGTCTCAATTATCTAGAACGATATCTCTCTGGCTTTCTGATTCTAACACGGAGCAACGAAACTGTTCTTATTTAATGTCTCTTTCAGGAATCTCGAAATCAAACGgtcgtttcatttttcctaaGAGGTTTCAACGGTTGCAACTCCCGTTCCAGGCGATCGAAGTCGTTGTAGTATTCGTGGTCAGATTCTTCCTCGGAACTCCTCTGTCTCACTTGAGATCCGAACGTCCCATTTGTTAAAACTTTCTCTAGGTCAGGCGTTGGAATACCTATGGTCTGTGGGGTTAGTGGTCCTTCGTCCTGGGACATTATGTACTCGGGATTATCCAGCGACGTTTTACCTTGGATAGTCAGAAACTCTGGATACTTTCGGTAACCGTTATTGACTCGCTTTGGTTCCATTTCTGTAATCAAGTAAAGTGGTTTATAATTTGCATTAGTTTTAATCATTTCCGGAGGGGATATGGGATGATAAGTGAAGGTCTCGATGGTGTTGTCTCATAGATATTCATAGATTATCATGATTTCATGCGATGCTTACCCGTAGTTTTCGAGTCTCCTATGAGATCCATGTACTGCGTGGTGTTCGTTGGCAATTGCGGTGATGGCATCAAATAATCGTCTTCGTCTAATGGCAAGTCTAACTTCAGATTACCTACTTGAGCTTGCTGGTGCGCGGAGTTCACCTCGCCGTCGAAACAATCATCCGTCACGTCGCAGTCTAGAAAAATAGTTAGAAATTTTGCTATTGATCTTATTCTCCTCTATTCTTACAGGGTGAGGAAAATAACAAAAACCATGAAAAACTCACCTCTGACACCAATCATTTTCAATGGATCCGAACAATATCTCGAACTTGAAGTGTCTGACCCCACGACGTGCCCGCAGTGACCATTCGGAGGCGCATAATGCGGATGTTGGCCAGAATTTCCTGGCTCGTGTGACGTATTTCCGTTTCTATGATTGGTGCCGTACCTCAACAACTCCCTGTCCCAATTCTGTTGGTTCTGGGGAGTGGGAGAATCGGCAGCTAGCGGTTTTCCGTTTGGCCAACAAGTTTTCACGGGTGTGTTCGGCGGAGAACCGGAAGTACTGGACGCTGAAAGACCTGGTGGAATGGGGGCTCTAGATTTCGGTTGGAGATATTCCTCCGCGTCTACTAGAGCCTCGGGTCCGTCCATGGCTGAAGCAAGATTTCGAATCATCTCCTTTTCGTCCTGTAACGTTATTAGTACCATTCGTTATTACTGGAATAAAAGTTTCTTTGTTAGATTGTTGCACGTTAAATAGATAATCACCTGCAGTGTATACGAAGGTAATCTCATGTATTTGTCGCCTTTAATAGCAAGATATCGGCCAGGATCCCTGGACATCTTAGCAAAATCTTCCGCCAATTCCTTGAAACTGGGCCTAGACTCAGCGTCCAACATCCAACACTTGATCATGATCATGTAGACATCGATGGTGCATATCGATGGCTGAGGTAACCTTTCACCTTTCTCCAACAGTTCCGGCACGTTTCGAGCAGGCACGTTCTCATACGGTCTACCGCCATAAGTGAGAACCTCCCAAATGGTGACACCAAAAGCCCAAACGTCCGACTTGTGAGTGAACACCCGATGTTGAATGCACTCCAAAGCCAACCATTTGATTGGCATTTTGCCACCTGCAGCCTTGTACTGTTCCTCGTTGATGTCCAACAGTTTGGCCAGACCGAAGTCCGTGATCTTCACGCAGTTAGACGTTTGCACGAGAACGTTTCGAGCAGCTAGATCCCGATGAACCAGCCTCCTCTCCTCCAAATACGCCATTCCTCTGGCGATCTGTGTACACCAGTTCAGTAACTCCTTCGAACCGATCTTATCTTTGAACCTACGCACGAAATCGAGCAAACAACCCAAAGGCATCAGCTGAGTGACCAGCATCATCTGCGAGGTCATGCAAACAGCCAACAGCTGAAGCAAGTTAGGATGCTCCACGCTGGCCATAATATACGCCTCATCCAGGAATTCCTTTGAAGTGTTCGCTCCTGTACCGTCGTGGAGAACTTTTATAGCCACTGGTATCTTCACGTTCTCCCCTTCCGGTACCCAGACACCTTTATAAACGTTTCCGAAAGCACCGTAACCCAAAATTCCACCTTTCCTCATCTCTTCCTCCTTAATGATACGTAATTTAGCCAGATTCGGTTTTACGCCGGTCGGACGAAGTGGCTCGTTGTCATCCAAACCAGTCAACGTCATCGTCATTTTCACTGCATTTTCCTTCGCTTTCACCCGTACACGCCAGAAGTACATAATTATGGCCGCGACCACGAGGAAGACCAGAGCAAACACAGCGACTCCTGCCAAAATCGCTGGCTGCAGTTCGTTCTCCACTTGAAAGCCGAGACCGACGGTTTCCAACGAGCAATATGGCTCACTGTCCGGTGGGAAGATCTTGTGAGGATACTCGGGAGGACAGGTTTCCGTGCAATTGAAGGTCGTCGTGTTGCCATCAATGTCTTCATCCTGAAATGAGAGAATGAACTGTAAGTACAAAATAGGGTAGATGTATGGAAATACGGAAATATACTACGTACAATATGGATCTTGTAGTTTCGACATTTGTAACACTGATTTGGTTCGGGTCCAAAACATCCTCGGCATTCGCTGAAGCACGGTATGCACCGTTGAGTATCGGCGTCCGCGAAATGGTCCGCAGGACACTCGTCCTCGCACTGCTCTccctttttatatttcatacattCCTGACAGACGTGCTCGTGGAAACCGTATCCGGTACATTTCTTGCAACGCGGGTGGCACTCGCGGCAAACAGCTTTCCCTGCCAAAGGCTTCAGAGCTCCTTGTTCTTGAGGGCTCACCCATTCGTAGTAATGCC
This region of Osmia lignaria lignaria isolate PbOS001 chromosome 10, iyOsmLign1, whole genome shotgun sequence genomic DNA includes:
- the LOC117611767 gene encoding 2-aminoadipate transaminase isoform X1, which gives rise to MNETVGEITQSLVTAFPHFSQLLSVVRPHYYTAHNMETTLYDPYLRHLFDGDPVFNVYNEEATNLSVGAPGPDLLQHCVEMIQKATDHRLEEEKKEGKYYLFQYGITAGLWECRDELAIFLNRRYGDPVKRENLILTCGASHGLQLLLNTVLSPNGIIFVEEVTYMIALDAFKQFPLMKIVTVPMKNDIVDLDMLEKIIVEEKRNSNFLLNEEKIFWAMFYTIPTFHNPTGTTLPPESCKRLIEIARSNSIVVACDDVYNLLYYGDNFPPHRLFFYDNPTDPNYKGGNVVSNGSFSKILSPAIRFGWIECSPRVAKIFRSSGILCSGGAVNHYVSGVIASLLHLKIQDEHLDRLVQVYRERLSTLCNVLDEYLPKQCSYQRPDGGYFVWIHLPPELDGSDFIKWCQEEHKVSAIPGVRFSYKKNCPNFLRISIGFHKKEVLENASKILCKGLLQYIKENIKS
- the Egfr gene encoding epidermal growth factor receptor isoform X1, whose product is MFQHRHGPRTLSTCNLFGVTFLLLIIAGSYDVSADLNSEFVKGKICIGTNGRLSVPSNKQHHYRNLRDRYTNCTYVDGNLEITWLQNETFDLSFLQYIREVTGYVLISHVDVRKIVLPRLQIIRGRTLFKLNIHAEEFALFVTMCQMQNLEMPALRDILNGSVGMYNNYNLCHIRTINWDEIITSQSATYIYVYNFTSPERVCSPCDKSCEQGCWGEGPENCQKYSKTNCSPQCWQGRCFGPNPRECCHLFCAGGCTGPKQSDCIACKNFFDDGVCTQECPPMQKYNPTTYSWEANPDGKYAYGATCVRRCPEHLLKDNGACVRSCPPKKKALNGECVPCDGPCPKTCKGVEKVHSGNIDSFKDCTIIEGSITILDQSFQGFQHVYPNFSFGKRYEKMHPDKLEVFSTLKEITGFLNIQGDHKDFKNLSYFRNLEVIGGRTLTEYFASLYIVKTSLVSFGLSSLKKIYSGSIAILENKNLCYAQSINWTRIKKSSEHESLLSNNRNESECIKDGLVCDEQCSEEGCWGPGPAQCLSCKNFILGNDCLQDCTAPGIYQADEKTCKLCHDECDGSCTGPNAEHCTKCKHARDGPFCVPECPSSKYNDNGQCKDCHENCVGGCEGPENNIGPNGCHSCDKAIMNGHVPEGCLQKREPCPDGHYYEWVSPQEQGALKPLAGKAVCRECHPRCKKCTGYGFHEHVCQECMKYKKGEQCEDECPADHFADADTQRCIPCFSECRGCFGPEPNQCYKCRNYKIHIDEDIDGNTTTFNCTETCPPEYPHKIFPPDSEPYCSLETVGLGFQVENELQPAILAGVAVFALVFLVVAAIIMYFWRVRVKAKENAVKMTMTLTGLDDNEPLRPTGVKPNLAKLRIIKEEEMRKGGILGYGAFGNVYKGVWVPEGENVKIPVAIKVLHDGTGANTSKEFLDEAYIMASVEHPNLLQLLAVCMTSQMMLVTQLMPLGCLLDFVRRFKDKIGSKELLNWCTQIARGMAYLEERRLVHRDLAARNVLVQTSNCVKITDFGLAKLLDINEEQYKAAGGKMPIKWLALECIQHRVFTHKSDVWAFGVTIWEVLTYGGRPYENVPARNVPELLEKGERLPQPSICTIDVYMIMIKCWMLDAESRPSFKELAEDFAKMSRDPGRYLAIKGDKYMRLPSYTLQDEKEMIRNLASAMDGPEALVDAEEYLQPKSRAPIPPGLSASSTSGSPPNTPVKTCWPNGKPLAADSPTPQNQQNWDRELLRYGTNHRNGNTSHEPGNSGQHPHYAPPNGHCGHVVGSDTSSSRYCSDPLKMIGVRDCDVTDDCFDGEVNSAHQQAQVGNLKLDLPLDEDDYLMPSPQLPTNTTQYMDLIGDSKTTEMEPKRVNNGYRKYPEFLTIQGKTSLDNPEYIMSQDEGPLTPQTIGIPTPDLEKVLTNGTFGSQVRQRSSEEESDHEYYNDFDRLERELQPLKPLRKNETTV
- the Egfr gene encoding epidermal growth factor receptor isoform X2; translation: MGPAKILGVYVLFMFVYIGKTDVIEERVCIGTNGRLSVPSNKQHHYRNLRDRYTNCTYVDGNLEITWLQNETFDLSFLQYIREVTGYVLISHVDVRKIVLPRLQIIRGRTLFKLNIHAEEFALFVTMCQMQNLEMPALRDILNGSVGMYNNYNLCHIRTINWDEIITSQSATYIYVYNFTSPERVCSPCDKSCEQGCWGEGPENCQKYSKTNCSPQCWQGRCFGPNPRECCHLFCAGGCTGPKQSDCIACKNFFDDGVCTQECPPMQKYNPTTYSWEANPDGKYAYGATCVRRCPEHLLKDNGACVRSCPPKKKALNGECVPCDGPCPKTCKGVEKVHSGNIDSFKDCTIIEGSITILDQSFQGFQHVYPNFSFGKRYEKMHPDKLEVFSTLKEITGFLNIQGDHKDFKNLSYFRNLEVIGGRTLTEYFASLYIVKTSLVSFGLSSLKKIYSGSIAILENKNLCYAQSINWTRIKKSSEHESLLSNNRNESECIKDGLVCDEQCSEEGCWGPGPAQCLSCKNFILGNDCLQDCTAPGIYQADEKTCKLCHDECDGSCTGPNAEHCTKCKHARDGPFCVPECPSSKYNDNGQCKDCHENCVGGCEGPENNIGPNGCHSCDKAIMNGHVPEGCLQKREPCPDGHYYEWVSPQEQGALKPLAGKAVCRECHPRCKKCTGYGFHEHVCQECMKYKKGEQCEDECPADHFADADTQRCIPCFSECRGCFGPEPNQCYKCRNYKIHIDEDIDGNTTTFNCTETCPPEYPHKIFPPDSEPYCSLETVGLGFQVENELQPAILAGVAVFALVFLVVAAIIMYFWRVRVKAKENAVKMTMTLTGLDDNEPLRPTGVKPNLAKLRIIKEEEMRKGGILGYGAFGNVYKGVWVPEGENVKIPVAIKVLHDGTGANTSKEFLDEAYIMASVEHPNLLQLLAVCMTSQMMLVTQLMPLGCLLDFVRRFKDKIGSKELLNWCTQIARGMAYLEERRLVHRDLAARNVLVQTSNCVKITDFGLAKLLDINEEQYKAAGGKMPIKWLALECIQHRVFTHKSDVWAFGVTIWEVLTYGGRPYENVPARNVPELLEKGERLPQPSICTIDVYMIMIKCWMLDAESRPSFKELAEDFAKMSRDPGRYLAIKGDKYMRLPSYTLQDEKEMIRNLASAMDGPEALVDAEEYLQPKSRAPIPPGLSASSTSGSPPNTPVKTCWPNGKPLAADSPTPQNQQNWDRELLRYGTNHRNGNTSHEPGNSGQHPHYAPPNGHCGHVVGSDTSSSRYCSDPLKMIGVRDCDVTDDCFDGEVNSAHQQAQVGNLKLDLPLDEDDYLMPSPQLPTNTTQYMDLIGDSKTTEMEPKRVNNGYRKYPEFLTIQGKTSLDNPEYIMSQDEGPLTPQTIGIPTPDLEKVLTNGTFGSQVRQRSSEEESDHEYYNDFDRLERELQPLKPLRKNETTV